A stretch of Methanobrevibacter sp. YE315 DNA encodes these proteins:
- a CDS encoding PIN domain-containing protein — MDSKEVVIDTNFFMVPFQFNVDIITELEKLLPSYKLTTPSFVINELKGLKKNNKGKIRLNANLALKLANSSKVEIKDISLLENETVDDALLRVSEVLATNDVELKNRAKDKGITVAYLRQKKYIAVEGKI, encoded by the coding sequence ATGGACTCTAAAGAAGTTGTAATTGATACCAATTTTTTTATGGTTCCTTTTCAGTTCAATGTGGATATAATCACTGAACTTGAAAAATTATTACCTTCTTATAAATTAACAACTCCAAGCTTTGTTATCAATGAATTGAAGGGTTTGAAAAAAAACAATAAAGGAAAAATAAGGTTAAATGCAAATTTGGCCTTAAAGTTAGCTAATTCTTCAAAAGTTGAAATAAAGGATATTTCATTACTTGAAAATGAAACTGTGGATGATGCGTTACTTAGAGTTTCAGAAGTTTTAGCTACGAATGATGTTGAATTAAAAAATCGTGCAAAAGATAAAGGAATTACTGTTGCATACTTAAGACAAAAAAAATATATTGCTGTTGAAGGTAAAATATAA